In Ptychodera flava strain L36383 chromosome 21, AS_Pfla_20210202, whole genome shotgun sequence, a genomic segment contains:
- the LOC139121181 gene encoding uncharacterized protein yields MADDPATSVKRSRLSIDVDAGSDDEDQKRKVFYQPLSLLDTAAKATSLYYCCDELESQNLAFDDALWKKIAFWAFPRDESEIKLYFKLVNTDEQAWTMAAKFVEREKLTDVIQVGFMVTASVSDGRPYQVSLTFERCKIVSSTCSGCVKQLWCSHILAAVIYRIRFSHKVVIHAPMTESLSALSREQLQKLLQYHVAEDPGLVLGKLFKHFDDVRDVQSDINQTDALPDPTIGLAEGISNTWQRSIEILERKTISELKKASILHDNRLCYHGPGHTPSNCERSTLYQHVKRIRELMARRDGKARQVLMVIAKATVKVMRENQQERYEAPDLDRFCHEIERLMRACVLNPACMSIPVLKQMQAFLLKLYRESAGLKSNVVRHSQWVELPSVVPVLKNKDYIVSVLLGEPPLGIDSDVTFSSDQDTEEDIGNWELLMPGNQGADGGGGNIHNDGSNLQQSGHLFKEALCLSTLRIHNRRLRIGGSDCKLMSFSVTLAILETLLLHGYHRSATKLAVKQLTVLLTSVQRDSILSQQLPAYRDVELTDNQPSTSKGGKISGKSTRSRTKAMKEEDADPTSKGKGKGSGVKGKGKSKGKGKAIKEKEEKPPSPSKVKMHSGANKIAQLNFALLHLCEEVFKSSHASEEDKTLAFKAGLHALELSQFRYATSKMIKETEQEFLEKMEEKMMRTMKNLNNKLHPMEYIETYVEALTRATSVHYAYGPPLKLLKFLSSLWAIHHQLRMKLIIMCKHVLGLSNDPLQQVSKRSMLGTACEIFVSILASFEDMVVAKKQLHHLAEVQESICNFQDPDLIHSIFKVLKERAELDSQIDMIAVVRVGIAGIKCFKHVSPSSRRFYYTSSFHHQNDVFHLAAKLGVEGVPLFLGSWQDYLKPAEIMDYLRKLKNAMGQDEWAALPDIIVELLTEYLSLSPMLTDSNIEDMMIVFDLENRKLSVVPNIILANASKYEANSLFRLARHYFKRGRHPSGSSQKLIEAAFENLNNSVLLGREESIMHYVKWAFTSCTATQINILLSKVKDFKRCYSSVAQVYGKNLSRFWGSRKQDFEKFQDVLRERNGQVKFQQPFSEIILAGYKGFFSGWLSRIETTTNVYQDFVEALQVSISKCAEVSKEVFRREVMRPIREADECTRKPKLCSLMDRTFPEIKQEN; encoded by the exons ATGGCGGATGACCCGGCAACGTCTGTGAAGCGATCTCGTCTGTCGATTGACGTCGATGCAG GAAGTGACGATGAAGATCAAAAGAGGAAAGTGTTTTATCAGCCACTGAGTTTGTTGGATACAGCAGCCAAAGCCACATCACTGTACTACTGCTGTGATGAACTTGAGTCACAAAACCTGGCGTTTGATGACGCTCTGTGGAAAAAG ATTGCATTCTGGGCATTTCCAAGAGATGAATCTGAAATTAAGCTGTACTTCAAGCTTGTCAACACTGATGAGCAGGCCTGGACCATGGCTGCAAAGTTTGTGGAAAGGGAAAAACTCACTGATGTAATCCAAGTTG GTTTTATGGTTACTGCTAGCGTCAGTGATGGCCGTCCATATCAAGTGTCACTTACGTTTGAACGGTGTAAAATAGTATCATCCACATGTTCTGGGTGTGTCAAACAACTGTGGTGCTCTCATATTCTTGCCGCTGTAATATATAGAATCCGCTTTTCACACAAG GTTGTTATTCATGCACCCATGACAGAGAGTCTTTCAGCTCTCAGTCGTGAACAACTTCAGAAACTACTACAGTATCACGTAGCAGAAGACCCAGGGCTAGTGCTTGGAAAACTGTTCAAACATTTTG ATGATGTTCGGGATGTGCAATCAGACATTAATCAGACAGACGCCCTTCCTGACCCGACCATTGGCTTGGCAGAGGGAATTTCAAACACGTGGCAGCGATCCATTGAAATACTGGAAAGGAAAACGATATCTGAGCTGAAGAAAGCCAGCATACTACACGATAACAG ACTATGTTACCATGGTCCGGGTCACACACCGTCAAACTGTGAAAGAAGTACTCTCTACCAGCATGTGAAGAGGATTCGTGAACTGATGGCCAGAAGAGACGGCAAGGCCAGACAGGTTTTAATGGTCATTGCAAAGGCCACAGTCAAAG TGATGAGAGAGAACCAACAAGAGAGATATGAAGCCCCTGACCTAGACAGATTCTGCCATGAAATTGAACGGCTGATGAGAGCCTGTGTGCTGAACCCAGCCTGCATGTCCATACCTGTTCTGAAACAAATGCAGGCATTTCTTTTGAAGCTCTATAG AGAGAGCGCTGGATTGAAATCAAATGTAGTTCGGCACAGCCAGTGGGTGGAGCTGCCCAGCGTTGTGCCGGTCCTAAAAAACAAAGACTACATAGTCAGCGTGCTGCTTGGAGAACCACCTCTGGGAATAGACAGCGATGTCACCTTCAGCAGTGATCAGGACACAGAAGAAGATATTGGGAACTGGGAACTGCTGATGCCAGGAAACCAAGGAGCTGATGGCGGTGGAGGCAATATCCACAATGATGGAAGCAATCTGCAGCAGTCTGGCCATTTGTTCAAGGAAGCTCTCTGTCTCTCAACTTTGAGAATTCATAACAGGAGACTTCGAATCGG AGGTTCAGACTGCAAATTGATGAGTTTCAGCGTTACTTTGGCAATACTAGAAACATTGCTACTTCATGGGTATCACAGATCTGCCACGAAACTTGCAGTGAAGCAGCTGACAGTTCTATTGACTTCAGTGCAAAGG GATTCAATACTGAGTCAGCAGTTGCCAGCATATCGAGACGTGGAACTGACAGACAATCAGCCCAGCACGTCCAAAGGAGGAAAGATATCAGGCAAGAGTACTAGGAGTAGAACCAAAGCCATGAAGGAGGAGGATGCTGACCCTACAAGCAAGGGCAAAGGCAAAGGGTCAGGGGTCAAGGGTAAAGGAAAGAGCAAAGGTAAAGGCAAAG CCATCAAAGAGAAAGAGGAAAAACCACCAAGCCCCAGCAAAGTGAAAATGCACTCAGGTGCCAACAAGATTGCCCAGTTGAACTTTGCCCTGCTGCATCTGTGCGAGGAGGTGTTCAAGAGTTCACATGCGAGTGAAGAGGACAAGACACTGGCCTTCAAAGCAGGCCTGCATGCCCTGGAGCTGTCACAGTTCAGGTATGCTACCTCCAAGATGATCAAGGAAACGGAACAAGAGTTCCTGGAAAAGATGGAGGAGAAGATGATGCGTACAATGAAAA ACCTGAACAATAAACTGCATCCCATGGAGTACATTGAAACGTACGTGGAAGCGCTGACAAGGGCAACCAGCGTGCACTACGCGTACGGCCCGCCCCTGAAGCTGCTAAAGTTCCTTAGCAGTCTGTGGGCGATCCATCACCAGCTACGCATGAAGCTCATCATCATGTGTAAACATGTGCTGGGTCTCAGCAATGACCCCCTGCAGCAGGTCAGTAAGCGCAGTATGCTTGGCACGGCCTGCGAGATATTTGTATCCATCCTAGCCAGCTTTGAGGACATGGTTGTTGCTAAGAAACAACTGCATCACCTGGCTGAG GTTCAAGAAAGCATCTGTAACTTCCAAGATCCAGACCTGATCCATTCTATCTTTAAAGTTCTCAAGGAGAGAGCGGAACTGGACAGCCAGATTGACATGATTGCCGTGGTCAGGGTAGGCATTGCAGGCATCAAATGCTTCAAGCATGTCAGTCCGTCATCACGCAGGTTCTACTACACGTCATCGTTCCATCACCAGAACGACGTCTTCCATCTAGCCGCAAAGCTGGGAGTCGAGGGCGTGCCGCTGTTCCTAGGGAGCTGGCAGGACTACCTGAAACCGGCAGAGATTATGGATTACCTCAGGAAACTTAAGAATGCAATGGGGCAGGACGAGTGGGCTGCCCTTCCAGACATCATAGTGGAACTGCTGACAGAGTACCTATCGTTGTCGCCGATGCTAACTGATAGCAATATAGAGGACATGATGATTGTGTTTGACTTGGAAAACCGCAAACTGTCCGTGGTGCCAAACATTATCCTTGCCAATGCCAGCAAGTACGAGGCCAACAGCCTATTCCGGCTGGCACGGCATTACTTCAAGCGAGGGCGCCACCCATCTGGCTCAAGCCAGAAGCTTATTGAAGCAGcgtttgagaatctgaataaCTCTGTGCTTCTTGGAAGGGAGGAGAGCATAATGCACTATGTGAAATGGGCTTTCACTTCGTGCACTGCCACCCAGATCAATATCCTGCtttccaaagtgaaagacttcaagaGATGCTACAGCTCAGTGGCACAGGTCTACGGCAAGAACTTGTCCCGATTCTGGGGCTCGCGGAAGCAGGACTTCGAGAAATTCCAAGATGTCCTGCGAGAGAGGAACGGACAGGTGAAGTTCCAGCAGCCATTTTCGGAGATCATTCTGGCAGGGTACAAGGGGTTCTTCTCCGGCTGGCTCAGCAGGATCGAAACGACAACCAACGTGTATCAGGACTTTGTGGAAGCCCTCCAGGTTTCAATTTCAAAGTGTGCGGAAGTCAGCAAGGAGGTCTTCAGAAGGGAAGTCATGAGGCCCATCCGTGAAGCCGACGAGTGCACCCGCAAACCAAAACTATGCTCCCTCATGGATAGAACTTTCCCGGAGATCAAACAGGAAAATTGA